Proteins from a genomic interval of Streptomyces sp. NBC_01445:
- a CDS encoding GcvT family protein — MSSTPEKPGTSSPRVVVIGAGIVGCSLADELTARGWTDVTVLEQGPLPAPGGSTSHAPGLVFQTGPSKTLTEFARYTVEKFKTLEVDGLPCFNPVGGLELATTPERWADLHRKAGYAASWGVRGELVSAARCKELWPLIDESAVLGGFHTPDDGLARALLASRAQMQRARERGATFLDRHTVTGIEQEDGRVTAVVTDRGTFPADHVVSAAGFWGPVIGRMAGVDVPLLPLAHQYAKTEPMAELDGANGPRTEASKPILRFQDRDLYFREHTDRIGIGSYAHKPLPIDPFKVLDYDTARATELDMPSSLPFTQEDWAPSWEDCRWLIPALRETEIEEGFNGVFSFTPDGMPVLGETRALRGFWLAEAVWVTHSAGVAKAVAEWMVDGRPSVDVHECDLTRFEDAQRSPSYVHDRGAQQFTEVYDVLHPLQPAEQPRPLRVSPFHARQEQLGAYFLEGGGWERPHWYEANTDLPTGDLPERDAWSARYWSPIAAAEARATREKVALYDMTPLRRLEVTGPGALAFLQRMTSNNLAKKPGAVTYTLLLNEAGGIRSDLTVARLAPDRFQIGANSPADLDWLTRHAPGGGTSRSSEAESGGVQIRDITSGTCCIGVWGPLARDLVQPLTRDDFSHEGFGYFRAKQTYLGHVPVTAMRLSYVGELGWELYTTADLGLRLWDTLWEAGREHGVIAAGRSAFNSLRLEKGYRSWGHDMTEEHDPYEAGVGFAVRMDRGDFLGRAALERKGEQPARRLTPLLLDDPAAVVLGKEPVHVEGVPSGYVTSASYGYTLGRCVAYAWLPPLPSGTGVHIEYFGEKVPATVADEPLFDPKMTRIRR; from the coding sequence ATGTCCAGCACACCCGAAAAGCCCGGAACATCCAGCCCTCGCGTCGTCGTCATCGGCGCCGGAATCGTCGGCTGCTCCCTCGCCGACGAGCTCACCGCCCGCGGCTGGACCGACGTCACCGTCCTCGAACAGGGCCCGCTGCCGGCCCCCGGCGGCTCCACCTCGCACGCGCCGGGCCTTGTCTTCCAGACTGGCCCGTCCAAGACCCTCACGGAGTTCGCCCGGTACACAGTGGAGAAGTTCAAGACCCTTGAGGTGGACGGACTTCCCTGCTTCAACCCGGTGGGCGGCCTGGAGCTGGCGACCACCCCCGAGCGCTGGGCCGACCTGCACCGCAAGGCCGGTTACGCCGCCTCCTGGGGCGTGCGCGGCGAACTCGTCAGTGCCGCGCGCTGCAAGGAACTGTGGCCCCTCATCGACGAGTCGGCCGTACTCGGCGGCTTCCACACCCCCGACGACGGCCTGGCCCGCGCCCTCCTTGCCTCCCGCGCCCAGATGCAACGCGCCCGCGAACGCGGCGCCACCTTCCTCGACCGGCACACAGTCACCGGCATCGAGCAGGAGGACGGCCGGGTCACGGCGGTGGTCACCGACCGCGGCACCTTCCCCGCCGACCACGTCGTCTCCGCCGCCGGATTCTGGGGCCCGGTGATCGGCCGTATGGCCGGCGTGGACGTCCCGCTCCTGCCCCTCGCGCACCAGTACGCGAAGACCGAGCCGATGGCGGAGCTCGACGGAGCCAACGGCCCCCGCACGGAGGCCTCGAAGCCGATCCTCCGCTTCCAGGACCGTGATCTGTACTTCCGTGAGCACACCGACCGCATCGGCATCGGCAGTTACGCCCACAAGCCCCTGCCCATCGATCCGTTCAAGGTGCTCGACTACGACACGGCGCGGGCCACCGAGCTGGACATGCCGTCGTCGCTGCCCTTCACCCAGGAGGACTGGGCGCCCAGCTGGGAGGACTGCCGGTGGCTGATCCCCGCGCTGCGTGAGACCGAGATCGAGGAGGGCTTCAACGGCGTCTTCTCCTTCACGCCCGACGGGATGCCGGTCCTCGGCGAGACCCGGGCGCTGCGCGGCTTCTGGCTGGCCGAGGCGGTCTGGGTCACGCACTCCGCGGGCGTCGCCAAGGCCGTCGCCGAGTGGATGGTCGACGGGCGGCCCTCCGTCGACGTGCACGAGTGCGACCTCACCCGGTTCGAGGACGCCCAGCGCTCCCCCTCCTATGTGCACGACCGCGGGGCGCAGCAGTTCACCGAGGTCTACGACGTCCTGCACCCGCTCCAGCCGGCCGAGCAGCCGCGCCCGCTGCGGGTCAGCCCCTTCCACGCCCGCCAGGAGCAGCTCGGCGCGTACTTCCTGGAGGGCGGCGGCTGGGAGCGTCCGCACTGGTACGAGGCGAACACGGACCTGCCCACCGGCGACCTGCCCGAACGCGACGCCTGGTCGGCCCGCTACTGGTCGCCCATCGCGGCCGCCGAGGCCAGGGCCACCCGCGAGAAGGTAGCCCTCTACGACATGACGCCCCTGCGCCGGCTGGAGGTCACGGGCCCGGGTGCCCTCGCCTTCCTCCAGCGCATGACGTCGAACAATCTCGCGAAGAAGCCGGGCGCGGTCACGTACACGCTCCTTCTCAACGAGGCGGGAGGCATCCGGTCCGACCTGACCGTCGCCCGTCTCGCGCCGGACCGCTTCCAGATCGGCGCGAACTCCCCCGCCGACCTGGACTGGCTCACGCGCCACGCGCCCGGTGGGGGCACCTCCCGCTCGAGCGAAGCCGAAAGTGGGGGAGTACAGATCCGGGACATCACCTCCGGGACCTGCTGCATCGGCGTCTGGGGCCCGCTGGCCCGCGACCTCGTCCAGCCGCTGACCCGCGACGACTTCTCGCACGAGGGCTTCGGCTACTTCCGCGCCAAGCAGACCTACCTCGGCCATGTGCCGGTCACCGCGATGCGCCTGTCGTACGTGGGTGAGCTGGGCTGGGAGCTGTACACCACCGCCGACCTGGGGCTGCGACTGTGGGACACGCTGTGGGAGGCGGGGCGGGAACACGGCGTGATCGCGGCCGGGCGCTCGGCCTTCAACAGCCTGCGCCTGGAGAAGGGTTACCGCTCCTGGGGCCACGACATGACCGAGGAGCACGACCCGTACGAGGCGGGCGTCGGATTCGCCGTCCGCATGGACCGCGGTGACTTCCTGGGCAGGGCGGCGCTGGAGCGCAAGGGCGAGCAGCCGGCCCGCAGGCTCACGCCGCTCCTCCTGGACGACCCGGCGGCCGTCGTGCTCGGCAAGGAGCCCGTCCACGTCGAAGGGGTCCCGTCCGGCTACGTCACCAGCGCCTCGTACGGCTACACGCTGGGCCGATGTGTCGCGTACGCGTGGCTGCCGCCGCTCCCCTCCGGCACGGGCGTCCACATCGAGTACTTCGGCGAGAAGGTCCCGGCGACGGTCGCCGACGAGCCCTTGTTCGACCCGAAGATGACCCGCATCCGCCGCTGA
- a CDS encoding S-(hydroxymethyl)mycothiol dehydrogenase, with product MPHEVRAVVAVKKGAPVEVQTIVVPDPGPGEVLVKVQACGVCHTDLHYREGAINDDFPFLLGHEAAGTVESVGDGVTDLTPGDYVVLAWRAPCGNCRSCRRGRPWYCFDSRNATQPMTLLDGTPLSPALGIGAFAEKTLVAAGQAIKVDPAARPEAAGLIGCGVMAGYGAAVNTGNVQRGDTVAVIGCGGVGNAAIAGACLNGARRVIAVDIDDKKLDQAERFGATHTVNSRGTDPIEAVRALTGGFGVDIAIDAVGRPETYKQAFYMRDHAGVLVQVGVPEPDMAVDIPLIDLFSRGGSLKSSWYGDCLPSRDFPVLIDQYLYGLLDLNAFVSETIALDQVEAAFAKMHRGEVLRSVVVL from the coding sequence GTGCCACATGAGGTCCGCGCCGTCGTCGCTGTGAAGAAGGGCGCACCCGTCGAGGTACAGACGATCGTCGTGCCGGATCCCGGTCCGGGCGAGGTTCTGGTCAAGGTGCAGGCATGCGGGGTCTGCCACACGGATCTGCACTACCGGGAGGGCGCCATCAACGACGACTTCCCGTTCCTGCTCGGCCATGAGGCGGCCGGCACCGTCGAGTCCGTCGGCGACGGGGTCACCGACCTCACCCCCGGCGACTACGTGGTGCTCGCCTGGCGCGCCCCCTGCGGCAACTGCCGTTCCTGCCGTCGCGGCCGCCCCTGGTACTGCTTCGACTCGCGCAACGCGACGCAGCCCATGACGCTGCTCGACGGAACGCCGCTGAGCCCCGCGCTCGGTATCGGCGCGTTCGCCGAGAAGACCTTGGTCGCGGCCGGACAGGCGATCAAGGTCGACCCCGCGGCGCGTCCCGAGGCCGCGGGCCTGATCGGCTGCGGCGTGATGGCCGGCTACGGCGCGGCCGTGAACACGGGCAACGTCCAGCGCGGCGACACCGTCGCCGTCATCGGCTGCGGCGGCGTCGGCAACGCGGCCATCGCGGGCGCCTGCCTCAACGGCGCGCGCCGCGTGATCGCCGTCGACATCGACGACAAGAAGCTCGACCAGGCCGAGCGGTTCGGCGCCACGCACACGGTCAACTCCCGTGGCACGGACCCGATCGAGGCGGTGCGCGCGCTCACCGGCGGGTTCGGCGTCGACATCGCCATCGACGCGGTGGGCCGCCCGGAGACGTACAAGCAGGCGTTCTACATGCGCGACCACGCGGGCGTGCTGGTCCAGGTCGGAGTGCCCGAGCCGGACATGGCGGTGGACATTCCGCTCATTGACCTGTTCTCGCGCGGCGGATCGCTCAAGTCCTCCTGGTACGGGGACTGCCTGCCGAGCCGTGACTTCCCGGTCCTCATCGACCAGTACCTCTACGGGTTGCTCGACCTGAACGCGTTCGTGTCCGAGACGATCGCCCTCGACCAGGTGGAGGCGGCGTTCGCGAAGATGCACCGCGGCGAGGTGCTGCGCTCGGTGGTGGTCCTGTGA